The DNA segment GACCGGGAAGTTTCCCTCATTCCCCTCATTCACCTTCTCGTAGTCTTCGCTGACTGGCGTGAAAAATGGCTCGAAGATGTCCTTAACCGTGTCAGTACTTAACTCCTCCTTGGTGATGTTTCTCCTGCGCCGCCCTTTGTACAAATAGCAAGCGTAATCTTTACTTTCCTCATGGTAAGTATACAAGAAATTAATATGCTTAAGATTTAGTTTTTCAATTTCTCTTTTAATTtcttgtattttatttttctcctccttcagtTTGTTTTTATCTAAAACAAAAAGCACGATATTATCTAGCTTGTCAAAAATATCGTCTGATATTTCTTTCATCTCGCTCAGGAAATTAGTAACATCccttttttcgttccatTTAAAGGTAGCGTATCCGAAGACACccgaaaaaattaaggcacacaagtacattttttttttcctcctactGGACATAATATTGTTCTGTTCGCACTCCGTGAAGCTTCCTACACCTCTCTGTGaacttttgaaaaattttatcttttcattTATCCCATGTTTGCTAAAGGGGTGATAGTAGTACCCCCCTGCGTGCATGTAGTTAAAGTGGGAGATCTTCCTTTTGTTGCTTACAAAGGTAAGCTTTCCTCCGTTTAGGCTAGGTATTTTACTCCATCCTTTGTTCTGTGCCCAAAGCAGGGGGCTAATGCCTGAGACTGCTGCGCGCGTTGTTCCGCGTGTGCTATTCATATGCATCATGTATCTTTTCGCCTGACGTTGTGGAATTTCGAGGCTAGCCATGTCGTTAGCTCTTATATTGCAAATTTCAGGTGTCAACCCTCAACCATTTACAGGGAAACATTTCGGCAACCTTGCAATTTCATTGCATGAAATTTGGTCGCTTCCAGGAGCTTCTTTGCAGAAGTGTGAGGCCTTCCAATGGGACCCATCTGGCGAATGTGAGAATTTGACATACTCGTCATTTACCCAattagaaattttttttttttttttttttttttttgtgcaacaTAAAACTGCGGATATTGGAACCTATTCAAcgtcgtattttttttattttatttttttttttctgatcaggaaaaagggaacccGTTTTGCAATGTTCATGGGAGCGGTTACTCTAGTATGACTCAACGCAGCGAATATTTACAAcatcttttattcttttattttttttcttccacattgtTTGTTTTCCTTATTATCACTTCGCTACTCAATGAAGggccttctcttttttttttttttttttttttttctttccctccgcGTTTTAGCTCCATCGGTCAGGAagtttaataaaaatgccCCTCCCAGAAAGAAGGGATTTATCGACAAGGGAATGAGAACGTTACCCCTAGACCCAGCACCATGGGGGTAATTTAAGAGGTACACTTTGAACAAATGGCTACATGTATGCCGCCTCACTCGGGGTTACCATTTTTGCACCAAGCGGTGAACACAACATTACGACACAGTGTGCCCCTTTTGTTGGGACAatacaaaattgaagaagtgTGAATGCTAGGAATGTGTTTGGTAAACAACATCTGTAAAGTGTAGGAGCCCAAATGAGGAACTATAGAATGTGTGCACTCATTAcgagcaaattttttttcctttccttttttttttttttttttttttttttgtaacaccttgaggggaaaaaagggatgcACATTTTGCGGAGcaggtaaatttttttaatttccaaaTGAAGCGATTAAGTTAGCGCTGTGTCATTGTGGCACTATGTCACGGCGGCGTGTGTAATAACAAactagggagaaaaaaagaaaaaaaatgtttatggTACACCTTCGCAGTGTTCTGACACTAGACAAAAATGATTCACTATACAAATGAATCATCCCGCGTGACGTTTTAAATGATCATGTGGGTAATCCTCCCACCTCCATTAAGTGTGTTTGTATTttctgtacttttttttttttggtaagcCCTTCATTTTAGTATTAACACGCCGGACACATTTCGTTCAatccacttttcctttctctcctTGGAGTTTAGCTTTAAGTAAAATATGGGTTCGTTGTTGTTTAGCCGATTGTCTGAGGGGGGATGTGCACGGGTGTGACGTGGAGGCAAGTTGCGCAGGTGAGTTGCACAGATGAGTTGCACAGATGTGTTGTACATGGCAGAATATCCCTGCGGGAGGGAAATTCCCCCTCTTGTGGCTTACCCGttttgtgcatatttttgtatATGGGGCACTTGAATATGTAGAAGTTGGAACCGTGTCCTCGGCCTTTGTTGGTAACGGCGGCAACTTTGGCAGGTTTGGGAGCTTTGGCAGTAATGGAGAGGGGCTTCGCTACAGGTATGTTCTTGGTGAGGAAGTACACCTTGATGTACGGCATGGGGCAATAGAGGTATTTTTCTGTGGATTCCTTTATAACCATCTTTGTGGCGTCAAACATGGCGCCCTCGATGAAGAGCCCGCCGACGAAGTATCCGTCCTCCTTTATCTCTTCCTCGTTGAAGTAGGAGGAAATCTCGAACTTTAACTTTACGTTGTTAACGTCAATCTTTGCTTCTGTACAAATTTCTTGGCGGATGGCCAGCATCAGGCtctgcatgtgtgtgtgtgtgggtgGGGGGAATATTCAAATGAAGCAGCGACGTGAAGCAGCGACGTGGAGAAACGTGGTGAAGGGACGTAGCGAAGGGACGTAACGAAGAGACATAACAAAGCGACATAACGAAGGGACGTAGCGAAGCGTCAGGGGGAAAGTATAACATGCCAGTGAATAGCGTGTAACGTTACAAAGTGAATGACAGAAAAGGACGGAAAGAGGAAGCCGCTTAGACGCTTATTGCTAGTGGACCCACCCTAGGGGACATAAAGGCAGCCAAGTTGAAGATGCGATTATCCAGTTGAGAAATGTATCTGTTTAGGTAGGAAACTTTAAGGCTAATCAATTTGGCATAGTGAAAAATCTGCAAATTTGTAAAGAAAGAACAGTCAATCCACCTCTTGGGAACACATAAATTGCTTATAGAATTATAAGTGTTAGCAATTTTTgtgaaattcattttccccttgacaaagttaattatttttgttaagtcATCATATATAATCCTTAGcaatttattatatttgtctgtttccattttgaggAAGGTAATGATAGAGCAACTTAAGTTGTTGATGAAGAAATCGTTTAGCTTATTGGCATCTATGAATGGAGGAAGGAGCTGCGTTAAGACATGGATGATGGAGAAGATATGCATGTCCGACTTGTCCTTCGTTACATTATATTCTAGTTTCTCcagatttttcaaaatttttaaattgtaattttgtaaatatagGGTATTTAGAGAGGGGTGTAAAttgaaaatagaaaaatcaGTTATAAAATTTAAGGACTTGACGTATCTTAGGAAGAGGTTTTTATTTGAACTGTGAGGACAGTAGTAGTAGTTATTAAACTTGTACTCGTTATTACAATAAATAACCTTTTCATTAATATACTTGTTGAGCATGATATTAAAACATCTCTGGTCCGTTACGTCTATTATAGTACCACCATAAATGATATTTCCAATAAGGTAAAGTAAGAGATTTATATCTATGTTTTTGTTTCTGAAAAATTTGATGATATTTTCCTTGGAAAGTTTTAGCTCGATATCGGTAAATTCGTAACAATTATTAAATCCTTTACTCTTGAATTTGCTTCTCTCCTGGATGAGTGCGTGGAAGAAGCAGAGGCTAAAGTTCAATTTGTTCATCAGTATGTTTTCGTTTTCGCTCCTTTTTTCGCTTCTCTTTTCGCCCCTTCTCTTGTGccctttttttcgattcCTCTCTTTTCTTCGTCTAGGTAGATCCTTACCcattctttcccttcctccgtTTGGGGTCCCTTCTGGGTTATCCCCTTCGCCCCACTTGGCTCCAACGTCCACGATACCTTTGCGGGGGGTAGTCTGCTTGTCCGGCCGTCCACCGTGCGGACGGGACGGTTGGTCATTCGGCATGTCATCTGGATCATCATCAACAACATTATCCATAACGTGGttatcctcctcttcatcattgtattcgtcatcctcctcatcgttATTATCATCGTCAACTTCTTCTCCACTTCCAACTTCGTGC comes from the Plasmodium knowlesi strain H genome assembly, chromosome: 3 genome and includes:
- a CDS encoding thioredoxin-like protein; the protein is MASLEIPQRQAKRYMMHMNSTRGTTRAAVSGISPLLWAQNKGWSKIPSLNGGKLTFVSNKRKISHFNYMHAGGYYYHPFSKHGINEKIKFFKSSQRGVGSFTECEQNNIMSSRRKKKMYLCALIFSGVFGYATFKWNEKRDVTNFLSEMKEISDDIFDKLDNIVLFVLDKNKLKEEKNKIQEIKREIEKLNLKHINFLYTYHEESKDYACYLYKGRRRRNITKEELSTDTVKDIFEPFFTPVSEDYEKVNEGNEGNFPVCVTHDTFEKEIIEDSKRNEILLVLFENTCFLCFLYKPFINTLHKLFKENNIQLKLKKYNIEKNDYAPNMIICRGTPTFLLYHDGKGSKLDEYKPNDIINKIDQIIKSPQNIKEQMLEKAELIHARMHQFGYLTMWMTESKIIENMLIRRHVKDIPNGNDDDVIYNEILTALIEEDTQRNDLIEDSLNYTKEKINAAEKSCFVAAMMMANELIDEEKKYEVSKM